DNA sequence from the Actinomycetes bacterium genome:
CGCTGCTCGGCGACCCTCCCGGCCCGGGCCGCCAGGGGTTCGACCCCATGCTTGGGCACCTGGCCACGGGGCGGGTGGCGGGTTGACCCGCTGCCACCCCATCCCGGCCCCGCCCGACGACGAGCCCACACCATCCATGCAAGGCGGAGCGCCGGCACCGGGGGGACCGTGGCCCGGGACGGCGCTGCCCGCGGGGCCGGAGCCAGAGGCGCCGCAGCGGTAGGGAGCGGCGCCCGCCGCTGCGGCCCCCCCCTTCGGGCTCGTGGGGGTTGCGCGCGCAAGTGTTGCATGATCTCTTCCCGGTTGCGGCAGCGCCCCCAGCGGGTCACGGCCGGGCTCGCGAGGTCGCACCATGTCGGCCGGCGCTCCCGGAGCATCGTCCCGGGCCGCGCCGGGCCGCGCCCGCTCACGATCCCCGGAGACGATGCGACATGACCGAGCAGCCAACCCCGCCCGGGACCCCCGGTGCGGCACCGGCACCAGGACCACCACCGGCCTCCCCGACCGTTGGCGACTGGGTCGACCTGGTCCACCGCCGCTGGCCCACGGCCACCGCCGAGCCCTGGGACAACGTCGGGCTGCAGGTCGGCGATCCGGCCGCGGCGGCCCCCACGGTGCTCGTCACGCTCGACGTGACCGCGGCCGTCCTGGCCGAGGCGGCCGAGGCCGGAGCCGGCCTGGTCGTCGCCCACCACCCGCTGGTGTTCCGGCCGCTCTCGTCGGTCCAGGCTGGCGACCCGGTCAGCAGCCTGGTGCTGCGGGCCGCCCGGCAGGGCGCGGCGGTGCTCGCCGTCCACACCAACTTCGACGTGGCCGCCGCCGGGTCGCCGTCGGACGTGGTCGCCGACCTCCTCGACCTCGCCGACCGGCGACCGCTGCGGCCTGCCCGCGCCGTATCGGACGCCGCCTACAAGTACGTCGTGTTCTGCCCGGTTGAGGCGACCGCCAAGGTACTCGACGCCGCCGCGCGGGCGGGCGCCGGCGTGATCGGCAACTACTCCCACTGCTCGTTCCGCACCCCGGGCACGGGCACGTTCCTGCCCGAGGAGGGCGCCCACCCGGCCGTCGGCGAGGTCGCCACGCTCAACCAGGTCTCCGAGGAGCGCCTCGAGCTGCTCGTGCCGGCCGGCCGGCTGGCGGACGTGCAGGCCGCCGTGGTCGCCGCCCATCCCTACGAGGAGGTGGCCGCCGACACCTACCCGCTGCATACCGGCGCCGGCCTCGGCCTCGGCCGGGTCGGGCGCCTGCGGGCGCCTGCGCCGCTCGCCACCCTGGCCGGGCGGCTGCGGGACAGCCTGCCCGCCCCCGGCCTGCGGATGGCTGGCGACCCCGACCGGCGGGTGGAGCGGGTGGCCGTGCTCGGCGGGTCCGGTGGCGACGAGGTGGCCACCGCCGCCGCGGCCGGCGCCGACTGCTACGTGACCGGCGACTTGAAGCACCACCAGGTGCTGACCGCGCTCGCTGCGGGCATGGCCTGCATCGACGCCACCCACGCGGCCACCGAACAGGCCGCCCTGCCTGGCCTGGCAGACCAGCTCCG
Encoded proteins:
- a CDS encoding Nif3-like dinuclear metal center hexameric protein — translated: MTEQPTPPGTPGAAPAPGPPPASPTVGDWVDLVHRRWPTATAEPWDNVGLQVGDPAAAAPTVLVTLDVTAAVLAEAAEAGAGLVVAHHPLVFRPLSSVQAGDPVSSLVLRAARQGAAVLAVHTNFDVAAAGSPSDVVADLLDLADRRPLRPARAVSDAAYKYVVFCPVEATAKVLDAAARAGAGVIGNYSHCSFRTPGTGTFLPEEGAHPAVGEVATLNQVSEERLELLVPAGRLADVQAAVVAAHPYEEVAADTYPLHTGAGLGLGRVGRLRAPAPLATLAGRLRDSLPAPGLRMAGDPDRRVERVAVLGGSGGDEVATAAAAGADCYVTGDLKHHQVLTALAAGMACIDATHAATEQAALPGLADQLRADAATRGWAVEVRLSAVPPHPFAG